The Hydra vulgaris chromosome 14, alternate assembly HydraT2T_AEP genome includes the window cTATGGGATGATTCCAAAATTACTGAGAGTGACGTAATAGTTCACGATTTACTGATTCTATTATTTGCCTAAATAGGGTTAacaatgcttataaaaaatctGTAACGTTTATTCAAAAACGTTTGGAAAAAATTTGTTCTTTACATGATATTATACTTTGGTATTTTATCGAAAGTGAAAGAAATCTCGCAGATTTATATCTCGTGGTTGTAAGCTTAATACCTTTCTAAATAATGATCTTAGGTTTAAAGGCCCAAGTTTCTTACATAATAAATTAGAGTTTTGGCCttcctttaatttaaatagtcaaGGATATTGTTTTTCTGAAGCAGTtacattattaaattcaaatcactctagtataaatttaaattttattgatattaaaaattttaaaacgtatGATCGTCTCCGTTAAGTCACAGCCTTTATTTTACgctttgttaatattattaagaaaacatttacttttaatttatctactCCTGCAGCCTCTAAATTAGGTCATGCAGAGACATTATGGATTAAGtttattcaaagaaatattaaatgtataaattcttgttgccaattaaaaaaaaggtaaaggtTTTTTCTCAGCCGACGGAATATTTCGTTGTCACGGTCGACTCAGTAATGCACCGTTATCTTATAATGCTAAACTCCTGATATATTTACCGAAAAATTCtcttattacaaatttaataattttccattACCATTTCCATTCACTTAGTAAACACAGCGGTGTTTACTAATTGAATGGAAATGGTAATGGAAACGGAACGGTTAACGaaactttaaatgaattaaGGTCGAAGTTTTGGTTGTCCGAAACTCGTAATCGAATTAAAAACATAGTTAGGGACTGATGCATATGCAGAAAAACGATAACAAATCTTTTATTGATCTTAATGCTCCACCTTTACCTTTACCTAGACTTGACGATGATTATGCCTTTAAATAGGAGTAGGAGTAGATCTTTGTGGTCCAATTATGCTAaagaatatatatgaaaattgtgGAACATATAAAGCTTGGATATTTGTCGCTTGAATCCGTGGATTCAAATGGTATATTACTCGAAAATAACGATAAAGCAAGATTTGAGAAAcgaaaatcataaatattcGAAACAATTAAATGACATTACATTTATAGACGAGAGAAACATTGCAGTGATAAATGATTTAACAGTACCGGGTGCTGCGTTGCGTTAGTTCGATAACAATACAGCCAGATTAACGTCTTGCGCATGCCCGCaaatttatagtatttatactAATGCGGGATGCGCTGAGTTCTGTTCTCTTTTTGCAGTTACGCTTTCTTTGCACTCAGCTCTTGTATATTTGGATTATTGTAATTTGTATTGAGCATCCtgaaatatatgtataataatcAAATCGCACCTTTATTCTAAAGATAAGACTTGCCCCGCGTAAtatttagtctttttaaaaataactaccatatttattttaatgtctttGCAAAGTTGATGCATGTAAACAACAAAATGTTGTtcttaatttgtatttttatgtgtttaactatgaattttttttataaaggccCCCGGGCCAGTCCAATTGTGAAGACATCTCAAGTTACAAGTGCATTTCAAACTAACGTTCCTGTTTGACTGCAAAGACAAACAACTGCCAATCTAAGAGAGGTAAACATGAACGGAGAGATTTAAAAAcgatgaaaataattgaaaaaaaaaaaaaatgtttttagctaATAATTCCTAAAACTTTATAATGTTCTCGTAATggtttatgaaacttttttcgACATTTCAATTTTCGCCActagtaatttatactttttaatcaCCTATACGTATTACTCTGCGTACGTTTGTCAACAATGTTGTcccattttttatgtttctttcCTTATTGAAATTAAGCGTTATGGAAGGATCGGCTTTTATTCAAACCCGGCGTTAATTCATTTTGCATATTGTTTTGTGAGTTCCTAATATTGCTAAGTTTATCATAGGTTAAAGGTTtgagaaaattattaaactttagtCCTTCACCAAATTGTGCAATTATTCACAAACTTGTTCACATTTTGTTGTAAgtacaaaacaatttctttaaaatatatacttttctttcCGTTTTAATTACATAGCTTATCCATTGTTTAGAAATAGCTTAGTATGTCtgtattagttatatatatatatatatatatatatatatatatatatatatatatatatatatatatatatatatatatatatatattagtggaaaatcacttaacaaaaattttttccatttaacactgtgtttcatcaacaaagattCATCAGAAATggatgatcaaattaataaaacttcaatttataccaaaaattaaattacaagaaGTTGcaaatgtcttaactactgtaaattttcacacatttgtggaatttgctgacactattataaaaagaattctttagaaatggttacttatgttttttccattcaccctctgttatgccaatatattggcataacagagggtgaatggaaaaaacgttttgccaatcataagcaatctttcaagaataaaaagtattcaaaagacaccatgctgtcaaaatatatatgggaattaaaagaaaaaaatattgatgattttatactgaattggtctatccttaaaacagcgcctgcatataacaatatttccaaaaaatgcatactatgcctacaagaaaaatttgaaataattacacatgcaaaTCAAGAATGCTTATTAAACCAAAAGATcggaattaatttctaaatgtagacacgaaaataagtttctcctaaaaaactataaaaataaatgagttcaaataatatttacattaactaccctttttaaaaaaacatttaaaaaaaaagcataagtaaccatttctaaagaattctttttataatagtgtcagcaaattccATATTAATTTGATCATCCATTTCTGATGaatctttgttgatgaaacacagtgttaaatggaaaaaatttttgttaagtgatttttcactaatataattgctctgttcttttaagaacattgagcactctattgtgtagaatactttttaaagttgtttaaatatatatatatatatatatatatatatatatatatatatatatatatatatatatatatatatatatatatatatatatatatatatatatatatatatatgtatatttgaaaGATGACATCTTGTATGagagtatattatatattattttaaaacatcaagaaatacagtttctctcaatacaaataatattattttataagaaattttcgctgggtTATAGataccagcatcatcagcttGTAAAATGTTACAAttgtaacatttaacaagctgatgatgctggtatCTATAacccagcgaaaatttcttataaaataatattatttgtattgagagaaactgtatttcttgatgttttaaaataatatatatatatatatatatatatatatatatatatatatatatatatatatatatataatatatacactcATATTTGAGGAGTTCCAAGAAGCcattacggtcttatcacagaacgCCGTGGAAGAGCATATTTAaaaggaagttcatgcctccttccttacctaTGTTATATAACTTGACCAGAGGTTGAACCAAGAATATCTTGCTTCTGAGgcaagcgcgctaaccactgtTCTACGGCTGCTCTTAGAAAAAGCTATCGTGTCTTATATTTTTTGCAtctatttttagtaattaaagttaaattaattgacaaaatataatatttgcgCATGCGTTAGTTTACGGGTATTTATGCGTTTAGTAAATTCTCGTTAAAAAAGTAGACAAATTGAGCAATTAAGGCATAGCTCGTTAAGcctaacattttattaaactgaaACAAAAACGTTGTCACGGTAAATGTTACCTATTAATCGTAGTAAAAAGTAGAGTTGAATAATTCCTTGGAAAAGATGGAAACCCATATCAAGCTGGCCCATTCTAAGATTTCGCTCTTAATTTATCGACACTTGCATGTTTACGTCtatttattatgtaaacaattttaaaagctctttttcttataaaagGGATTCTAAAGACGccgtttttaaaatcatttttatatttaaaaatctaaaagctgtataaatttttagtataatGGTTGGCAATacacaaaaacaaacaaacagtgGAACCAATGactgtcttttttttcttttttttttttttactattttaaacaatatttaaattaaacaataaatttcaaatttgcaTAATTTTCTCAAACAAATCAAAACATAACATCTAATATCTAACTATTTTAAGCTTGTGAGTGCTCCACTAAATTTCCCCACTAAAATGAGGAAATTGTAAACATCTCCATTTATCAAAttagatatgtttttttaaatcttgttccAATCAACGCAATTTTTGCAGAGCTCATTAAGCATGTAGTTTGATATAAACGAAAACGTTTAGAATATGAGTGTGCAGCttctatttttatatgatatcttaaagtcttataaaattttttttaaatatttagtcactcgtgattttcaatttttatataacattggTATGATATCTCTATAAAATGatcagtatttaataaataacttataccATACTTGCATtatatgcaaaaatttattacttttagcatggaaattttaataagttgcaTAAAAGAACGTTTGAGactgcaaataaaaagaatactttttttttttaatatttaaaaaatgatctaaaaaaagttattttgtcgaaataattgtttttcaacgAACTACTTTAAGACAATCTaatacaggaaaaaaaaaattacttaggtacaatctaaaaaaaaaaaaaaaataatttcattggTCTTATCTCGATCCATTGACAATACCGTTTCTCAATGATGCAACacattttatttagatttctTTCCAAataacttctttaatttttccgaaatttttgatttaaagtcctcttttttttggaaataacGACCTAAAAGTACATCTTTAAACTTTTGACTGAGTTTCGCTTTAACTTTGTCCTTCAATTCCTTCTTTATAGAGTCGTTTAGAAGtgctaataaaaaaaggtaaacttAAAATgcctaatatataatattatcttttatatttaatacatacgtgcatattatatatatatatatatatatatatatatatatatatatatatatatatatatatatatatatatatatatatatatatatatatatatatatatatatatatatatatatatatatatatatatatatattagtagaaaatcacttaacaaaatttttttccatttaacactgcgtttcatcaacaaagattCATCAgaaatgctatatatatatatatatatatatatatatatatatatatatatatatatatatatatatatatatatatatatatatatgtatatatatatgtatatatatatgtatatatatatatatatgtatatatatatgtatatacatataggtatatatatgtatatatatatatacatatatatatatatatatatatatatatatatatatatatatatatatatatatatatatatatatatatatatatatatatatatatatatacatatatatatacatatatataatatatatatatatatatatatatatatatatatatatatatatatatatatatatatatatatatatatatatatatatatatatatatatatatatatatatatatatatatatggctaaATCcatctaatattttattaaacttatggCTAAACTTTagtcatattttataattactattagTGTTGTCATAAGACCCGGTACTTCGGTACCAAGTCGgtactaaaaaaatgtaaacgtCAAGGTACCAAGTTTTCTTAAGTACCGGTAGTACCGAAGACCCGTTCAAACCCGATTCCTTGATGCGCATGCGTGCAGTAGCGCGTCCTCTTTATTAAACTGCTGAGAAATGGCGACCGGTGGTGCAGCTGATGTGGTAGCTCTAAATCCACTTGTTGAGAAAAAAGGAGGAAAGAGCCATGTGTGGAAATATTTTGGATTTGCGGCTGATGACAAGGGGAATATCATTGATAATCAAAAACCCATTTGCAAACGATGTCGCCGAAGTTTTCACTCAAAAGGAGGAAACACATCGAACTTAATAAAACACCTCAAAGACCGACACCCGGATCTGATGAAAGAGTTCAAGCAGGTAAGTTTCAAACTAATTTCAGATATAGAGCTTCTGTTATGaattatatatcatattttaatttgaatgtctGAACCAGTCGGATAGAAATAAACAGCCAAAAATAAGTCTTACAGAAagattaaaataacaataataagcttaaaaattaaatttaaaaaatatatactttttttacgtttttttacaaCCTATTGTTAagacttttcttttaataagtatttcttataaaaagtaatttgtaaaaagtcGTTTGTAaattagggttgttcgccgtTAACAAAAACTTAcgaaaatttcgcatttttATCTTCCGTATTTCAAgttgttattgcggaagttgtTCTTTCGCAAATTCACCTTCCGTAATGCGTTatacgaaaaaaataaataataattattccGTAATAGCTCTTTACGAAAagaaacttgcgaaacaaatcatttcgaaagaatatttgcgaaacAGTTCCTTACGGAAGGAGCGTTTCGGAATGTGCGCTTACGGAATAAACTCGAAAGTATTCATTAAactgttatacaaaaaaatattattatttattatttaaataaaataatgttgttaaatgattcttcaatagtttttacatatatatctatatatctatataaatatatctatatatatatctatatatatctatatatatctatatatatatatatatatatatatatatatatatatatatatatatatatatatatatatatatatatatatatatatatatatatatatatatatatatatatatatatatatatatatatactcacacacactaaaaaaaaaagtagaaatttctaccttagggtaggatatgtgatatacctttagtaaggtataattttctaccttttagggtagaaaattatattaaaaacacttatttGTCATACAATTTTCTAACTTAaaggtataattttctaccttataaggtaaaaaattataccttaCTATGGGTATATCTCATATCCTACcttaactaaaaatttctacctttattttttagtgtgtgtatatatatatatatatatatatatatatatatatatatatatatatatatatatatatatatatatatatatatatatatatatatatatatatatatacagtgatcTTGAAAGATTAAGAAAGTTAGGACGAAGGTGGGGGAGGGAAGGAGTTGCTGAAACAGAATATAAGGGGGGCCTAACGCAACTccaatctaaataaaaaaaactgaaatttgaGTTAGTTTGACGGAAaggacaatatatatatatatatatatatatatatatatatatatatatatatatatatatatatatatatatatatatatatatatatatatatatatatatatatatatacagtaaccTAGAAAGGTTAAGAAAGTTACGcagctaaaatttaaatagaaaaaactgaaactttaagttAGTTTTGAGGGAAAGGACAACGCTTCCTCCGCAACATGTCCCTATACCAGTGTTTACAtgcattaatatttatcaagtaCCGACTTTGGTTCACTTCCGACATTCGGTTGTTTATTGTCTTTGGCTTTTCAGAAATGGAGGTTTACTATTTATATTCTTATACATAAAAACttagtaaaatatttggttCCATTACATTTTATGTCAATTTATCACTAATTTTTAGACTATCTACAGCTCTAAAACTTTCAGCGCTTGTATAATCCTGGTGAGCTtctatgtttaaattttttcccGGGGCAAAGACTCGGGAAAGGGTTGTATTTTACGTACCCGCTTTTTTGCTGCAAAATCTtgcaactaaatttttactGCTCTCCAAAATAGCCAGAGCTTTAAAACTTTCAGCGGTTGTATAGTTCCAATAACGTTAGGATGTTGAAAATTGCGGGGAGGGGAGGATCAAATttaaagcgtacgtactttatggagtAGTTATTTTTTAGGATTGACTACATGACctatatctttttttgatttcaacGACAGCGTTGTTTCCCAATCACGCAATTTTATTCGTATAAAACCGtttctttttttccattaaCTTACTGACTCAGGGGCTAATTAACTGCTCTCTCACAACTTCGGGTAAGTAATGAATATAAAGAAAGGAACAGGAGAAAAACTGCCTTTGAGTTAAGCTAACGAcaagtttacattaaaaattagttcaaaaacgaccctttttttttaaccgaTTTACTATTTGAGGCAAATCTACATGATCCCAAACAAATGACTTACATGctctaaattttcttttttcccTCAAAATGGGAAAGTTTATGTTGTTCAAGTTATGTTCACTATTTAACTCTTGTTCATTGAAAGACATTTTTAGTATATCTTATGAAAGTCtaggtttatttataaaaaattactaactgAAACAtatcaataattattataataattagtatTTTAGTTACCTAGCTAATCATACGTATTTGATTCATAAAacgtatttaaatatttttaatatgccGCGTTTCGTAAGTGTTTTTCCGTAATGAAGTTGTTTCGCAAGTTTCAGTGCGAAAgagtttcgaaagaaatttggttttttatcattatttcaaaaaataaaaccttaaaatgTTCATATGTTgcaatactgaaaataaaattttattataaacattttggtatataaaaaatttaatttttacaattatatcaGTTTGGccaacaaaattttgttttgagcTATTTCGCTAAACGAAACGTCGTTTAGCGAAATAGCTcatttcgcaagtgcgacttccgtaAGCCCTattttcgtatgttgcaaaatagttttgtttcgtaatTCAACTTGCGGAAGACAACATTTCGTAAGAAGcatttgcgaaatgaacatcggctgttttttttgtttcgtaaaattcggtacgaaaaaagaaaattccTTATTCTCAATATCCTTCCGAAAGAATTCTATTTTTCCGGAATTGTACGAAACATTCCGGTTAACAACTCTATTGTAAATagtcttttcaaaaaaagattttgtaaaaagtcTCTTGTAAAAAGTCgtttgtaaaaagttgtttttaaaaagtggcTCATAAAAAGTCGTTTGTAAAAAGTcgtttgtaaaaagttatttgtaaaaagtcttttgtaaaaaagattttgacgTCTTTAATAGAATGACTTTACAGAGAAAATAAAATCGGTGACTTCAAAAGCGAAATGTAACTTTTTAAGTAACTTCTAATTAAAACGTTGAACAACGTTCAATGTTTTGAATAAAGTCgttgttgttaataaaattaatattaaaaatagttctaaacgatttaaattaataaaaaaaattataatttagtaaaagataatataaatatatatttttgctgaTTCTTtccttcttcaaaaaaataaataaaaaaattccaaaaaaataaaaaatatttatcgaAGAAAACGTTTTAGCGAATAAAGTTTTATGTATAGTTTTTTCGATTAAAGTATTAAAGGTTTTTATCGCAttataaaaatggaaattaaattacttatagaaatagttttaaatttattataaaaagcacatacttataaaataaataaaactacatatattatatttaattattgggAAAATCCTTCTAAtcctttacttttttacttcCATGGTGCTACTAATAGAAATTATGTAATTACCTACCGTGTAAaggattaaacaattttatacaaaaagtattttttaacaaaatttaaaatatttaatctttttacaagtactaattatttgttaaaattgtttatataggcTTTATATAGGCTATTATATAGGCTATTATAAAAGCTGAGGTTTGTTATttagagaaaaactaatgtttcaTATGTTCAGACTCAGCCCATTTTTGACTTCTAtacttataaagtatatttattatattttccttTTACAGCTGCAAGCTGAGGAAGACCATGGAACACCCCCGCAAACTCATAAACAGGTAACAGTTACAGAAGCTTTTCAGTGGCaacaaaaatatgacaaaaactCACCTGAGGCAAGAAAGCTGAACCTAGCTGTTGCTGAATTCATATGTTTTGATAAAGTGCCCATTTATACAGTTCAAAAATGTGGATTCCAACAAATGTTCCATCATTTCAACCCAAAATACCAGCTTCCAAGTCGAAACTTTTTTATGTACACTGAGATTCCCCGCATGTACAATGACACCAGAGACCTCATAATCCAGCATCTCAGAGACAAATCATTTTACAGCTGCACAACAGATCTTTGGACAAGTATAACTGCAGACACTTTCATGTCTTTAACTCTGCAGTACATTACTAAATCATGGGAATTGCAATCCTGGTGTCTTGGCTGTTGTGGTCTCAACACAGACCACACTGCTGAAAGTTTGAAGGACATTGCAAGAATGTCAGGCATCACAACAGACAATGccacaaataacaaaaaagccTTTGAGGACTACACCTGGATTCCTTGTTTTGGACACAATCTCCACCTTGCTGTAAATAAGGCATTAGACATAAACAGGGTGTCTGCAGTGCTGTCAAGGCTTCGAAAAACTATTTCTGCCTTTACAAGATCCCCAAAACTTTCACGCCAGCTGACCAAGAAACAGAAAGATCTGTCCTCTCCAGACCACAAACTCATTCATGATGAACCCACTCACTGGAATTCTTCATACGATATGGTGGAACGTTTCTTGGAGCAGCAGCAGGTTGTCTGTACTGTCCTGGCTGAAGACAGGAAAAAATGGCATCTGATGCCAAAAGACTCAGATATTACAGTTTTAGAAACTGTTAAAGCAGTTCTTAAGCCACTCAGTCCCTTTACTGATGCACTTAGCGGGGAAAAACATACCACCCTGTCTTCAGTCTTGCCGTTACTCTGGAAGATATTTGAGTGTCTCAGTCATGAACAAAGTGACTCTGCATTAGCCCAAGAGATGAAGGAAAAGATACACGAGTATCTTCAGCATCGCTATGATGACCTGCAGCTAATGTTTCTTTTGAACACTGCAACCTGCCTTGATCCACGATTTAAGAACAGCTTTGTCTCTCTAAAGGATGATGTGAAGCAAAGTCTCCTGGATGAGGTGAAAAAAATGGGCAATGAAAAAGAAGGAATTGCATCTCGGGTGTCTAGAGGATTGTCAAGTAAAGAAGTCAGGCCatcaaaaaaatccaaaaatgacCTAAAGTTTCTGCTTTCCACCATACAAGgggaaaagaaagaaaaaggagAGCCAGCATCCTCAAGTCATGCACCTCTTTCTGCAAGTGACGAGATAAATGGTGAATTCTTGGTGTACGATCAGATGCCTGAGGTCAGTGCTGAGGATGATCCACTTATCTGGTGGAAAACAAATATGGGTACTCTACCTCAACTATCAGAGTTTGCCAGGAAGTACCTTTGCATTGCTGCATCTAGCTGTTCATCTGAAAGAGTGTTCAGTACTGCAGGGTACATTGTTAGCCCAAGACGCTCAAGACTGAGTCAGGAACATGTTGATATGTTAGTGTTTCTATCTGAAAATCTGGAAATGGCAAAGAAAGTAACTTAAGGAATAACTGTGTAGACCAGTATTGATTTGGgtgaaaaatgttgttatttatcTAGTTATTTAATTACTCAAACGTTTACAATCCTTGGCTTGAAATACTTAAATTATGccgttgttgttttgtttttttacatgtataataatattttaatttacaacttGTTGTTCAGTTATggcatattttgtttaatttataaaaatgttaaagtttataaataagagTGATTATTCAGTCATGgcttattgttttgttatttatctagttatttaattacttaaatgtTTACAATCCTTGGCTTGAAATACTTAAATTATgccattgtttttttacatttataataatattttagtttattacttGTTGGTCATggcatatttataaattttgttggtcatggcatatttttaatttataaaaattgcgttttttaggtttgtaatttttcatttattatttgtggaaaaagttgaaacacaattttaaacaaGTATGAAGAATGgcattgtttaactttattattaaaaatagtgtGTTTTTCAGCTAGCATGTTTTTGTGTTTTGCTTTGATACAAAGAATCGTGAATTTTTATTGGCAAATTTAGTCTAAATTAAACTTTGGTTTGGTACCGAAATTGGTACCGAGAACTGTGGATTTTCACTGGTATCGGTACCGAATACTGTAATTTTGGTACCGTGAAAACActaattactattataataatttatttttttatgcacgTTCATTGCAAATTGACCGCGTACAATGCGCAcaggaaaattatttttactactttgTGTTCTTTGCTTGCTTATAATatgatcttttaataaaagtacaataggaagataaaaaaaaaaaaaaaaaaactttatcaagtcaatctttaaatataaaaaagcaaaccaagtcaatctttaaatataaaaaagcaaacttaattcaagttcaaaaaaatataaaaaagcaagttAATTCAAGTTCAAAACCATTAAACCTAAATAATGCCTTAAATACTTCTAAGATAAGTAAGATTCAAACAAATCAGAAAACTgtagtatttttaatacttaaaataaaaattcctttttgaaTTAAGCAAACTATAATATACTGATAAGgttatttaaacattaagaTTACGCGGGGTTACTTTGACATGTGTTGGATTAAATGTTTTTACCCGTCACCCGTTGactattgtttaaattattttaacagatGCTGAAGCCATATGttgaataaacaaatataactattttaatccgcataatattaagtataaataacAACACAATATGGCTGGCATAAATTAAACTAGtttctagtttttttgttgcaaaaaaaccttagttaaagataaataaaaacatactataatattattttacaggtgaaatttttttgtagcatttttttttaaatgcatatttCAGTTATGGGGTAACATTGACAGGAATGTTTAAGTCACCCCATAGGCCAAGAATCAAGCAAAAGTTGGTAGAATGCTTACATCTGATGAATCTTTCACGATAGCATGAAATGGGATCAAACAAAACGATCCCTAA containing:
- the LOC136090481 gene encoding E3 SUMO-protein ligase ZBED1-like, whose product is MATGGAADVVALNPLVEKKGGKSHVWKYFGFAADDKGNIIDNQKPICKRCRRSFHSKGGNTSNLIKHLKDRHPDLMKEFKQLQAEEDHGTPPQTHKQVTVTEAFQWQQKYDKNSPEARKLNLAVAEFICFDKVPIYTVQKCGFQQMFHHFNPKYQLPSRNFFMYTEIPRMYNDTRDLIIQHLRDKSFYSCTTDLWTSITADTFMSLTLQYITKSWELQSWCLGCCGLNTDHTAESLKDIARMSGITTDNATNNKKAFEDYTWIPCFGHNLHLAVNKALDINRVSAVLSRLRKTISAFTRSPKLSRQLTKKQKDLSSPDHKLIHDEPTHWNSSYDMVERFLEQQQVVCTVLAEDRKKWHLMPKDSDITVLETVKAVLKPLSPFTDALSGEKHTTLSSVLPLLWKIFECLSHEQSDSALAQEMKEKIHEYLQHRYDDLQLMFLLNTATCLDPRFKNSFVSLKDDVKQSLLDEVKKMGNEKEGIASRVSRGLSSKEVRPSKKSKNDLKFLLSTIQGEKKEKGEPASSSHAPLSASDEINGEFLVYDQMPEVSAEDDPLIWWKTNMGTLPQLSEFARKYLCIAASSCSSERVFSTAGYIVSPRRSRLSQEHVDMLVFLSENLEMAKKVT